Proteins encoded together in one Terriglobus saanensis SP1PR4 window:
- a CDS encoding molybdopterin-containing oxidoreductase family protein: MQDMPTAEAASTTIVKRATCSLDCPDSCGILATVDTASGRVVKIGGDPAHPVTRGFLCGKVAKYLDRVYSPDRLLYPMRRRADAAKGSLSHGHEAEAFERISWDEALDTIAKNLQRVTDQYGPESVLPYSYAGTIGKLGYGSMDRRFFHRMGASQLDRTICASAGTEALNLVYGTRLITPPQDFAHARLILAWGANIHGNNIHLWPFIEEARRNGARLIVIDPYATRTAKLADWHIPIRPGTDVALALGMMHVILRGSLENTAYLEACTHGFEALCERALSATYTPDNVARITGMSTDDIVKLAREYATTKPAVIRMNYGVQRSENGGTAARTIAMLPLLTGAWQHRGGGFALSSSGAFGFNGARLEMPELMRASPLRRDARVVNMSQLGHALTELNEPRIHAMFVYNSNPAVIAPNQSDVLRGLRRDDLFTVVHDQTFTDTADYADILLPAPSFLEQSDVQGSYGHYFVQLSERAMAPLGEARSNVQVFGELAQRMGFAEPCFRETADELIAQALDTKHPWMQGITRDRLRAEGPIELIFPRNANGEYLPFSDASWFRTPSGRGEFYSETLAQRGMDPLPGWIPNRESRHGNHGTAYPLELLARKADNWMNSTFADIPTHRRLEAAHLGKLEIHPDDAAERGIVAGAVVTVANDRGTLRLLAEIGPTVPPGVVATRMGWNKLSADGHGVNLLTSERLTDFGGGPTFYSTMVEVGVEVAVAVELAQISALSGSAEDTFFQPASADAPDKVHTPALPLV; encoded by the coding sequence ATGCAGGATATGCCCACAGCGGAAGCGGCATCCACCACAATCGTGAAACGCGCCACTTGTTCGCTCGACTGCCCGGACTCCTGCGGCATTCTCGCGACCGTGGACACCGCAAGCGGCCGCGTGGTGAAGATCGGCGGAGACCCGGCCCATCCCGTGACGCGCGGCTTCCTTTGTGGCAAGGTCGCCAAGTACCTCGACCGCGTCTACTCTCCCGACCGCCTGCTCTATCCCATGCGCCGCCGCGCTGACGCTGCCAAAGGCTCGCTCTCGCATGGGCACGAGGCGGAGGCCTTCGAGCGCATCTCCTGGGACGAGGCGCTCGACACCATCGCAAAGAATCTCCAGCGCGTCACCGACCAATACGGCCCGGAATCTGTTCTTCCGTATTCCTACGCCGGGACGATCGGCAAACTCGGTTACGGCTCCATGGATCGCCGTTTCTTTCATCGCATGGGAGCTTCGCAGCTCGACCGCACCATCTGCGCCTCTGCCGGCACCGAAGCCCTGAACCTGGTCTACGGCACGCGTCTCATCACGCCGCCGCAGGACTTCGCCCATGCGAGGCTGATCCTCGCCTGGGGCGCGAACATCCACGGCAACAACATCCATCTCTGGCCTTTCATCGAAGAGGCCCGCCGCAACGGCGCGCGCCTCATCGTGATCGACCCTTACGCCACACGCACGGCAAAGCTTGCCGACTGGCACATCCCCATCCGGCCCGGCACAGACGTCGCGCTCGCCCTGGGCATGATGCACGTCATCCTTCGCGGAAGCCTGGAGAACACGGCCTACCTTGAAGCCTGCACCCACGGCTTTGAAGCGCTCTGCGAGCGCGCTCTCTCCGCCACCTACACGCCCGACAACGTCGCACGTATCACCGGCATGTCTACGGACGACATCGTTAAACTGGCGCGCGAGTACGCCACCACAAAGCCCGCCGTGATCCGCATGAACTACGGCGTGCAGCGCAGCGAAAACGGCGGCACCGCCGCGCGCACCATCGCGATGCTTCCTCTGCTGACGGGGGCGTGGCAGCATCGCGGGGGCGGCTTCGCCCTCTCCAGTTCGGGCGCCTTCGGCTTCAACGGCGCACGCCTGGAGATGCCGGAACTGATGCGCGCCAGTCCCCTCCGGCGCGATGCCCGCGTGGTGAACATGAGTCAGCTCGGCCACGCGCTCACGGAGTTGAACGAGCCGAGAATCCACGCGATGTTCGTCTATAACTCCAACCCGGCTGTTATCGCCCCAAACCAGAGCGATGTCCTGCGCGGCCTGCGGCGCGACGATCTCTTCACCGTCGTCCACGATCAGACCTTCACAGACACCGCCGATTATGCGGACATCCTTCTGCCCGCGCCCAGCTTCCTCGAACAGAGTGACGTGCAGGGATCCTACGGCCACTACTTTGTGCAACTCTCCGAACGCGCCATGGCCCCGCTCGGCGAAGCGCGCTCTAACGTACAGGTCTTCGGCGAGCTTGCCCAGCGCATGGGCTTTGCCGAGCCGTGCTTCCGCGAAACCGCAGACGAGCTCATCGCCCAAGCCCTCGACACCAAACACCCCTGGATGCAGGGCATCACGCGCGACCGTCTACGCGCCGAAGGGCCGATCGAACTGATCTTCCCGCGCAACGCGAACGGCGAATATCTTCCCTTCAGCGACGCGAGCTGGTTCCGAACACCCAGCGGACGCGGCGAGTTCTACTCCGAAACCCTCGCTCAGCGCGGCATGGATCCCCTTCCAGGATGGATCCCAAATCGGGAGTCGCGCCACGGCAACCACGGCACCGCTTATCCACTGGAGCTTCTCGCCCGCAAAGCCGACAACTGGATGAACTCCACCTTCGCGGACATTCCAACGCACCGCAGGTTGGAGGCGGCCCACCTTGGCAAACTGGAGATACACCCGGACGATGCCGCGGAACGCGGTATCGTCGCGGGCGCGGTCGTCACCGTAGCCAATGATCGCGGCACGTTGCGCCTGCTTGCGGAGATCGGCCCCACGGTTCCGCCCGGCGTCGTCGCTACGCGTATGGGATGGAACAAGCTCTCCGCGGACGGCCATGGCGTCAACCTGCTCACCAGTGAAAGGCTCACGGACTTTGGCGGCGGGCCTACCTTCTATTCCACGATGGTCGAGGTGGGGGTGGAAGTTGCCGTAGCCGTCGAACTTGCTCAGATTTCCGCTTTGTCAGGTAGCGCGGAAGATACGTTCTTTCAACCCGCATCCGCAGATGCACCGGATAAGGTGCATACTCCGGCTCTGCCGCTCGTTTAA